The Gossypium hirsutum isolate 1008001.06 chromosome A13, Gossypium_hirsutum_v2.1, whole genome shotgun sequence nucleotide sequence ATTTTATCTCTATACACCAACATTAAATACGCTTAGAACGAACTCTTCCTTAATATAAAAAACCAATTCCTACGAAAAGTTGAAAAAAATCACTCAAAGATGAaagataaaacatataaaatgttTTTCACAAAATGAACTCAATTGTGTGCTCTAAGCTTTACACAAATCCCATGAATGGTAATTTATAAGCTTACAAGACTTAACTCTAACTAAAAGATAAGtaggataataatataacttacttATTGGTTTTTCACTATTTCAATTACCAATAAGATGACCTTCaattatcatcaaaataatttattataataatgaaTAATCTTCACTAATCTTGGAAAGCCACAAAAAATTTAGAAAGCCACAAAAAAAGTAATGCACACAATGTGTTTGAATAAATGCTCACAAATATATTCTTTATCTCAACAATAAAGTACAATaggatgattacaaatgaggggggGCTTTATTTAAAGTTAAGCTCCCCCAGATCCTACGGTACAAATTGAATTATATCAATGGCTAAGGCTAGTGCCTATCTACAATATAAAAGTtctaagggatttaaactctatacaataTTATCTTTTAGGATTTACAATAATTATTCCGGTAATCTTAGTTTTACTAGAGTGTTTCATAGGGCCACAcaggcttcaagtagatgggttTCTCTTTGGGTTCCATGAATTGGGCCAATTCAAGCGGGTCAAATAAGCCTCATTTAATTAGTTGACCTCTATTGGACGCTCTTTGTACACTAGTCACAGGCTTTTAGTCACAGGCTTTGATTTGCGGCCCCTAACATTCTCCCCTAATCATTCTTACAAAACCCTCGTCGTGTTCACAGGATGACATTAGTTCCCAACTAGTCTTTCTGTCATGTAGTTCCTTCCCTCGAAACATTTACCTCAGCTTTTGTCTCATCTGTCGCCTAATTCAAACAGTTTCTCTTTTTGGTACATCTTATTCACAAGATCCTACCACTCTTACTTGCCCTAATTATGACTTGCTTCGATCGAAATCCTCTTTATCCTTACAAATAAGCTTAAGCTTACCCACATTGAACATTGAGTTAACCTTAAGTATTCCCACCAACTCTAGTTTGTATGCCTCTCGGTTTACCTGCTTTAAAACTCTGAAAAAGCCCCTGTGTCTTTGCCAAACCaatgataaattataatataaaacacTAGATAAGTGTTTGAGATTTACCTTACTCGTAGAATTTACTTGATCTGACTGTCTAGTTTGCATCATTACTTTTTCCCATAAAGTCTGATGCACAACCCACTTCCCTCATAAGTGGTAGCCCCACTAATAAATTAACAAGTTTCACATTGATTTGTCACTCCTCTAGTATTTCTAAATGGGTCTCCTTAGCATTCCAATATAAAAAGTCAACATTCTTACCATAATGAACATCACCGGCTAGTTGGATTGCCGATAATACATTGATTCCACCTTTCATGTCTCGACTCACCAGCATAACGCACTATTGTTTTTGAGTATCCAAGATGCATATACAACTGACAAAAGAAGCCAACAGATCATTAATCTTGTCAAGGAAACTCAAGCCAAGAACAAATTCTTAGTTATCCAAATGAATTACCTCAAAGTCTTCCTTGCATTTTCATTAATCGATCTGTAGTTCGACTTCTTATACCACTTTAGTGGGGTTTGTAACGTGAACATGGATGGGATCAAACTCAGTGCTAGAAGGATCAGTGTTACATGGATGCGACATGCTCGTCCACACTCACCGCACTAATGGTTAACCAATGAGGTAAACAAAGGGAAGAAGATGGTGGTAGAATGGAAGAGAATGAAGTGAAGGTTAGGAATGgcttcaatttttgaaagagTTAAGAAATCATAAAGGAGTGCCTACGTAAGTGTGTATGAGTTATTTGCATAGCCCTTTTATAGTGGCGGACAAGCTTGGATACATGTCTTAAGGTTACTGATGCAGAAATCTGATTTGATGCTGTTGGAAGTGACAATGATGTTACATCCTAAGATGAGACGTTTTAGGATGATTAACAATCAATTACTTTGAGCCTCCACATGGCCCTCACATGGTCTTAGAGGAGTTGTCTCTTTCTAAATTTCATTGAGTTGAGGTTCGCAAACTAAACCCCAAGTTTGCAGTGTAGTTAATTCTATTAAGAGACACATGTTTAACTCACTATGAATGCACTTTGAGGTTCACAAGCTACACTGTAAGATCTATGAGACTCGTTACACAAGGTATAACAATATGTAATGCTtgtaaataaattttcataaaataaagattttttatttttttatttttttattttgagtgatatcataaaaatatattaattattaattcctATTATGACTATTCAATTACAAATTTTGATTTTCAGGGCTTAGGTCAGATTTATCTTGAGCTCGGTCTAGATCGATCTCAGACTTGAGCTTGGGTTCTGTCGAGTTCGGATTTTCTCGGGCTTGAAATTTTTCAAACTCAGATCGTTACGGCCTTGGATCGGCACTAGCGAGCTTTCGAACTCGGGCTTGTTTTGCCAGCTCTAGTGAAACTAAAAGaaggatttcaaaaattttaatgtatttttttaattaatttttattttttaatataatttagacaacttttaaaattcgttcataaagttttttttaattccagaataattattttttgtggcCAAAACAAGCAAAAAAGTTTGTAAACTAAGTGGTCCACTtccaagatatttggaagatccTTGCATTTATACTGTCCATTTATTTCACCACACTCCGTTCTTCCATGGATACCACCAACTGCATGACTTCATCCTCTTCCCTCACACTCAAAGCCCACATAAAAAATGCAACCATAATCTCCAAGTCTCCAAATCTTCACCAAAAAAGAGAGATATTTTGCCTCAATATCAAGATGTATGTATGACATTAACTTTCTTTTTGGTACCTTTTCATTTAAAGTTTCCTATATATATGATCATCTGTTTCCTTATCCATGTTTTGGGGGTTGGTTTTAGCAGCACGAAACATCCATATGGTTGTCAATATCTGCAAAAGAAGAAAAACCCATGGAGGACTCACAAAATTTATGTGACAAAAGAGGGAGAAAGTGTTATCAATGAAGCTGGAAAAAAAGGAACCATAGCAGGAGCTGTTGCTCTTATTGTTGGCACTAGTATTGGTTCTGGGATTCTTGCACTCCCACAGAAGGCCTCTCCTGCTGTAAATTGCTTTCAATagatattgagtttttttttaccttttggTGACTGGGTAATTAATGAAGTTTTAAACTTCTTTTTACACTGCAGGGTGTGGTTCCAAGTTCAATATCCTTGGTAGTTTGCTGGGCGTTTTTGCTAATTGAAGCACTTTTACTCATTGAAATAAATGTTGGTTTACAAAGGAAGAGgaagaaggaggaggaggaagaagaggGTGAATTGGAGGTCATTTCCATAAGGACAATGGCACAAGAGACACTTGGTGATTGGGGTGGAAATTTGGCCACTGTTAGCTATGTTTTCTTGGGTTACACTTCAATGATTGCCTATAGTTCCAAGTCTGGAGAGATCCTTTTCCATTTGATCAATTTTCCTGAACCAGCTTCCGGTTTCCTATTCACTGCACTTTTCACATTTCTCATCTCTGTTGGTGGAACACAAGTCACTGATCAAGTGAACCAATGGCTCACTGTTTCCATGATAGGTATAATTTTGGACAAGTTATTTACACCCGAGTCTGAGTATCATAGATAAATTCTATCTCGATTAACCATGGGTGGTTTTATGTGAACAGGCTTATTAATGGCAATTGAAGTTGTAGCAGTTATGTTAGGAGGATGGTCAGGCCTGGAGGGAAATGGTGATTGGGGGAAAGTTCCAGCAACCATTCCTGTCATGATATTTTCATTGGTATACCATGATGTTGCACCGGGTAAAAGAAACACACTATTGTTTTCAATATGAAGCTTCATATTTTTCTAATCATGGGGTTATGATATCTCTTGGTTATTGCAGTCCTTTGTGCTTATTTAGGTAGTGACCTTATTCGATTAAGGGCTTCGGTTTTGCTTGGCAGCCTTGTTCCCTTGTTGGCATTGCTTGTTTGGGATGCTATTGCACTTGGCATTTCAACACAAACTGACCAAGTTGTTGATCCTGTTGAGCTGCTTATGGGGTATGTCAAATACATAGATTCTACATGTCACATTTGCAAAATCCCCTCGGTAGAAGAACATTATGTTAGGTACATTTTTTACATCTCGAAATGTGGCATCGTAACTCTGTAAATATAAGGAAAAACTTCAACactagaacccaagttttaccCATTTGTAGAGGCAGCTTCAATATCAGGTAGGCCTAGAAGGAAATGAGCATTACCCTCACGCATAACTTACATACCAAGGTTTGGGCAGTTAATAATAGTAGCCTAGGTATAATGAACGATCCAACGAGCATATAGTTATATTCAACACTCCTCCAAAAAATAGAATTGGAGCTGAAACCAAAGCCTATTTGTTGTAAAACCTAAAACTTGAGCATAGATGTTGAACTTTCTCCAATGGGATTCATATAGGATTATTGGGGGATGATTCATATAGTCAGATAAGTTAACATGAGTTGGTACCCTGAATTTAATGTTTTCCCCCCTTGTTTCAGGGTAAAATGGAATGGAGTTTCATTTATGGTAGAAGCATTTTCACTTCTGGCCGTGGGAACATCAATGATTGGCACTCTCCTCAGTTTTTCAGAGTTCTTTAAGGAGCAGCTT carries:
- the LOC107913470 gene encoding tyrosine-specific transport protein isoform X2 is translated as MDTTNCMTSSSSLTLKAHIKNATIISKSPNLHQKREIFCLNIKITKHPYGCQYLQKKKNPWRTHKIYVTKEGESVINEAGKKGTIAGAVALIVGTSIGSGILALPQKASPAGVVPSSISLVVCWAFLLIEALLLIEINVGLQRKRKKEEEEEEGELEVISIRTMAQETLGDWGGNLATVSYVFLGYTSMIAYSSKSGEILFHLINFPEPASGFLFTALFTFLISVGGTQVTDQVNQWLTVSMIGLLMAIEVVAVMLGGWSGLEGNGDWGKVPATIPVMIFSLVYHDVAPVLCAYLGSDLIRLRASVLLGSLVPLLALLVWDAIALGISTQTDQVVDPVELLMGYVKYIDSTCHICKIPSVEEHYVRVKWNGVSFMVEAFSLLAVGTSMIGTLLSFSEFFKEQLKNLSWHSSSVQIKALALDDLQQEPDKLTNWWGRNKTGFTAMAMVVTPTLIVSTTVPEAFSAATDIAGGYCMTMLYGVLPPAMAWAMGNREGEGSNQKGLTMAWPAICGVGLFACGLVVEQILQDLLALQF
- the LOC107913470 gene encoding tyrosine-specific transport protein isoform X5; the protein is MDTTNCMTSSSSLTLKAHIKNATIISKSPNLHQKREIFCLNIKITKHPYGCQYLQKKKNPWRTHKIYVTKEGESVINEAGKKGTIAGAVALIVGTSIGSGILALPQKASPAGVVPSSISLVVCWAFLLIEALLLIEINVGLQRKRKKEEEEEEGELEVISIRTMAQETLGDWGGNLATVSYVFLGYTSMIAYSSKSGEILFHLINFPEPASGFLFTALFTFLISVGGTQVTDQVNQWLTVSMIGLLMAIEVVAVMLGGWSGLEGNGDWGKVPATIPVMIFSLVYHDVAPVLCAYLGSDLIRLRASVLLGSLVPLLALLVWDAIALGISTQTDQVVDPVELLMGVKWNGVSFMVEAFSLLAVGTSMIGTLLSFSEFFKEQLKNLSWHSSSVQIKALALDDLQQEPDKLTNWWGRNKTGFTAMAMVVTPTLIVSTTVPEAFSAATDIAGGYCMTMLYGVLPPAMAWAMGNREGEGSNQKGLTMAWPAICGVGLFACGLVVEQILQDLLALQF
- the LOC107913470 gene encoding tyrosine-specific transport protein isoform X6 encodes the protein MDTTNCMTSSSSLTLKAHIKNATIISKSPNLHQKREIFCLNIKISTKHPYGCQYLQKKKNPWRTHKIYVTKEGESVINEAGKKGTIAGAVALIVGTSIGSGILALPQKASPAGVVPSSISLVVCWAFLLIEALLLIEINVGLQRKRKKEEEEEEGELEVISIRTMAQETLGDWGGNLATVSYVFLGYTSMIAYSSKSGEILFHLINFPEPASGFLFTALFTFLISVGGTQVTDQVNQWLTVSMIGLLMAIEVVAVMLGGWSGLEGNGDWGKVPATIPVMIFSLVYHDVAPVLCAYLGSDLIRLRASVLLGSLVPLLALLVWDAIALGISTQTDQVVDPVELLMGVKWNGVSFMVEAFSLLAVGTSMIGTLLSFSEFFKEQLKNLSWHSSSIKALALDDLQQEPDKLTNWWGRNKTGFTAMAMVVTPTLIVSTTVPEAFSAATDIAGGYCMTMLYGVLPPAMAWAMGNREGEGSNQKGLTMAWPAICGVGLFACGLVVEQILQDLLALQF
- the LOC107913470 gene encoding tyrosine-specific transport protein isoform X1; the encoded protein is MDTTNCMTSSSSLTLKAHIKNATIISKSPNLHQKREIFCLNIKISTKHPYGCQYLQKKKNPWRTHKIYVTKEGESVINEAGKKGTIAGAVALIVGTSIGSGILALPQKASPAGVVPSSISLVVCWAFLLIEALLLIEINVGLQRKRKKEEEEEEGELEVISIRTMAQETLGDWGGNLATVSYVFLGYTSMIAYSSKSGEILFHLINFPEPASGFLFTALFTFLISVGGTQVTDQVNQWLTVSMIGLLMAIEVVAVMLGGWSGLEGNGDWGKVPATIPVMIFSLVYHDVAPVLCAYLGSDLIRLRASVLLGSLVPLLALLVWDAIALGISTQTDQVVDPVELLMGYVKYIDSTCHICKIPSVEEHYVRVKWNGVSFMVEAFSLLAVGTSMIGTLLSFSEFFKEQLKNLSWHSSSVQIKALALDDLQQEPDKLTNWWGRNKTGFTAMAMVVTPTLIVSTTVPEAFSAATDIAGGYCMTMLYGVLPPAMAWAMGNREGEGSNQKGLTMAWPAICGVGLFACGLVVEQILQDLLALQF
- the LOC107913470 gene encoding tyrosine-specific transport protein isoform X4, giving the protein MDTTNCMTSSSSLTLKAHIKNATIISKSPNLHQKREIFCLNIKISTKHPYGCQYLQKKKNPWRTHKIYVTKEGESVINEAGKKGTIAGAVALIVGTSIGSGILALPQKASPAGVVPSSISLVVCWAFLLIEALLLIEINVGLQRKRKKEEEEEEGELEVISIRTMAQETLGDWGGNLATVSYVFLGYTSMIAYSSKSGEILFHLINFPEPASGFLFTALFTFLISVGGTQVTDQVNQWLTVSMIGLLMAIEVVAVMLGGWSGLEGNGDWGKVPATIPVMIFSLVYHDVAPVLCAYLGSDLIRLRASVLLGSLVPLLALLVWDAIALGISTQTDQVVDPVELLMGVKWNGVSFMVEAFSLLAVGTSMIGTLLSFSEFFKEQLKNLSWHSSSVQIKALALDDLQQEPDKLTNWWGRNKTGFTAMAMVVTPTLIVSTTVPEAFSAATDIAGGYCMTMLYGVLPPAMAWAMGNREGEGSNQKGLTMAWPAICGVGLFACGLVVEQILQDLLALQF
- the LOC107913470 gene encoding tyrosine-specific transport protein isoform X3, yielding MDTTNCMTSSSSLTLKAHIKNATIISKSPNLHQKREIFCLNIKISTKHPYGCQYLQKKKNPWRTHKIYVTKEGESVINEAGKKGTIAGAVALIVGTSIGSGILALPQKASPAGVVPSSISLVVCWAFLLIEALLLIEINVGLQRKRKKEEEEEEGELEVISIRTMAQETLGDWGGNLATVSYVFLGYTSMIAYSSKSGEILFHLINFPEPASGFLFTALFTFLISVGGTQVTDQVNQWLTVSMIGLLMAIEVVAVMLGGWSGLEGNGDWGKVPATIPVMIFSLVYHDVAPVLCAYLGSDLIRLRASVLLGSLVPLLALLVWDAIALGISTQTDQVVDPVELLMGYVKYIDSTCHICKIPSVEEHYVRVKWNGVSFMVEAFSLLAVGTSMIGTLLSFSEFFKEQLKNLSWHSSSIKALALDDLQQEPDKLTNWWGRNKTGFTAMAMVVTPTLIVSTTVPEAFSAATDIAGGYCMTMLYGVLPPAMAWAMGNREGEGSNQKGLTMAWPAICGVGLFACGLVVEQILQDLLALQF